One stretch of Corynebacterium imitans DNA includes these proteins:
- the brnQ gene encoding branched-chain amino acid transport system II carrier protein has protein sequence MSSTATPTASGGHTKTIVITALALFSMFFGAGNLIFPPMLAVQAGDNFWPAILGFLGTGALLPVLAVIAIALSGANVRDLAQRAGSVFGVVFPVLAYLSIGAFYALPRTGAVSMETAITPLFGWEGLFASGAFNVVFFGVALALAWNPTQIMETLGKFLVPALVILLIIMITVAAFQWTAAPSAPAEAYADGPFTAGLLEGYLTMDSIAALAFSIVVISTLQFKGFSEGKQTVRGTIWAGVGAGIMLGAIYLGLGTIGRVIPNPGQYDNGAALLADASNLTMGTAGQIIFALIVLLACLTTAVGLITATAEYFSSQFPGSYATWAIIFTITSALIATQGLEFVMSIAAPVIGFLYPPAIALIFVTLIEPAFAKRTRFTWAFFLPIWVAVIYSAIETFIGLGWAADALSPLITWLPLQADGLGWVVPVAVTFVIGIAIDLANPKTPMAIGTHETIDGEVVTA, from the coding sequence GCAACGCCCACCGCCAGCGGCGGGCACACCAAAACAATCGTCATCACGGCGCTCGCCCTGTTTTCCATGTTCTTCGGCGCGGGCAACCTGATTTTCCCGCCGATGCTCGCGGTGCAAGCCGGCGATAACTTCTGGCCCGCCATCCTGGGCTTTTTGGGCACCGGCGCGCTTTTGCCGGTCCTCGCCGTGATCGCGATTGCGCTGTCCGGCGCAAACGTCCGCGACCTTGCGCAGCGCGCCGGCTCCGTCTTCGGCGTGGTCTTCCCCGTGCTGGCATACCTCTCCATCGGTGCCTTTTACGCCCTGCCGCGTACCGGCGCAGTCTCGATGGAAACCGCGATTACCCCGCTGTTCGGCTGGGAGGGCCTGTTCGCCTCCGGTGCGTTTAACGTCGTCTTCTTCGGCGTGGCGCTCGCGCTGGCGTGGAACCCCACGCAGATTATGGAGACGCTGGGCAAGTTCCTCGTGCCCGCCCTGGTCATCCTGCTGATCATCATGATCACCGTGGCCGCCTTCCAGTGGACCGCCGCGCCTTCCGCCCCTGCCGAGGCCTACGCCGACGGCCCGTTCACCGCGGGCCTGCTCGAGGGCTACCTGACAATGGACTCGATCGCGGCACTCGCGTTTTCCATCGTGGTGATCTCCACCCTGCAGTTCAAGGGCTTTAGCGAAGGCAAGCAGACCGTCCGCGGCACCATCTGGGCCGGCGTCGGCGCAGGTATCATGCTCGGCGCAATCTACCTCGGCCTGGGCACGATTGGCCGCGTCATCCCGAACCCGGGCCAGTACGACAACGGTGCCGCGCTGCTTGCCGACGCCTCCAACCTGACCATGGGCACCGCAGGCCAAATCATCTTCGCCCTGATCGTGCTGCTCGCCTGCCTGACCACCGCCGTCGGCCTGATCACCGCGACCGCGGAGTACTTCTCTTCCCAGTTCCCGGGTTCCTACGCCACCTGGGCCATCATCTTCACCATCACCTCCGCACTGATTGCGACCCAGGGCCTCGAGTTCGTCATGTCGATTGCCGCACCGGTGATCGGCTTCCTCTACCCGCCGGCCATCGCGCTGATCTTCGTCACCCTGATCGAGCCCGCCTTTGCCAAGCGCACCCGCTTTACCTGGGCGTTCTTCCTGCCGATCTGGGTCGCCGTGATCTACTCCGCCATCGAGACCTTCATCGGCCTGGGCTGGGCTGCCGACGCGCTGTCGCCGCTGATCACCTGGCTGCCGCTGCAGGCCGACGGGCTGGGCTGGGTCGTCCCCGTCGCCGTAACCTTCGTCATCGGCATCGCCATCGACTTGGCTAACCCCAAGACCCCGATGGCGATCGGCACCCACGAAACAATCGACGGAGAGGTCGTCACCGCGTAG